In Terriglobus aquaticus, the genomic window TACTCGCGGCCCGGTACTGTATCCACCAGCGGATTCGCCACCGAGGCCGAGTTGGCCCTGCGCCGCTGCAAAGCCATGGGCGGCAATCGCGTCGTCTCCTTCGAGCCCAGCATGGCCGACTGGCACTCCCACGCGGTCCAGATGGAATCGCAGATGCAAACCGCCCTGGCCAACGAAGAGTTCTACGTCGTGTACCAGCCGCAGGTGTGCTGCCAGACCGGCCGACTGATTGGCGTTGAATCGCTCTTGCGCTGGAAAAGCCCCACCAGCGGCCTCATCATGCCGGGCACCTTTATTCCTGCCGCCGAGGAAAGCGGGCTCATCGTCCAACTGGGCGAATGGTGCCTCCGCGCAGCCGCCAAAGAGGTCGCTGGCCTCCAGCAACAACTCGGTTATCCCGTCCGCCTCGCGGTCAATGTCTCGCCCAAGCAGATCTACTCGCCCGGCTTCAAAGACATGGTTCGCCGCACCCTTGAGGAAAGCGGTCTGAGCCCTGAAACGCTGGAGCTGGAGATTACCGAAAGCCTGCTCGTCAGCCACGAGGAAGAAGCCGTCAAGGCCATCAACAGCCTTCAGGAACTCGGCATCTCCCTCGCCATGGACGATTTCGGCATGGGCTTCTCCAATCTCAGTTACATCAACCGATTCAAGATCGATCGACTCAAGATCGACCGCTCCTTCATCAGCCGCTGCCCGGAAGATCACAACAGCCGCATGATCACCACCTCGCTCGTCTTCCTTGCCAAGTCTCTCGGCATGGAAGTCGTCGCGGAAGGCGTGGAAACCGAGGATCAGGCTGCGCTGCTGGCTCAGCTCCAGTGCGACCTGGCACAAGGCTACCTCTATTCGCGGCCCACCACTGCGGCTGAGATCTGCAGCATGGCGACCGCCCTACTCGCCAACGCATCGGCCCCCCGTCCCGTCGCGACCAAGTCTGGCGAACGGCGCATCATCGAGGCAGTCGCTGCCTCCGTGGCACAGGTTCCAGATCCGGTGACCACGACATTGGCTTCACAGGCCGAAAGCCACGTCCTAACTCTCGGGACTCGCGCTTCGCTCTCCGGCGAAGCCCAGAGCGAGCCCGCGGAAACAGCGGCAGTTCAGGTCGCCGCCGCAGCAGCACATCCAGCGAACGGTGAGG contains:
- a CDS encoding putative bifunctional diguanylate cyclase/phosphodiesterase, with translation MNALASPAHSRPSSAEQNDDLLLLCSQTLLSGIASSILVLRTSGHIAFANKAAEAMIGRSSAELAGLHLSALFMEEAETRQPSPESESTTRRGRLVVPGRVDLPVRINVRSLDGGTGNLQGSVVTVEDMSDLLQMDEFVKQMLRCDPLTGLPREETLAEAMEAALMQLHTAGRSFALLELNLDQFRRIKESLGNDAASGALREVATRLSKAVHKGDVVSRNTADAFTILLTNCSSEQEALDRAHIVLEACRQPFRFGPYSTSVTASIGMSYSRPGTVSTSGFATEAELALRRCKAMGGNRVVSFEPSMADWHSHAVQMESQMQTALANEEFYVVYQPQVCCQTGRLIGVESLLRWKSPTSGLIMPGTFIPAAEESGLIVQLGEWCLRAAAKEVAGLQQQLGYPVRLAVNVSPKQIYSPGFKDMVRRTLEESGLSPETLELEITESLLVSHEEEAVKAINSLQELGISLAMDDFGMGFSNLSYINRFKIDRLKIDRSFISRCPEDHNSRMITTSLVFLAKSLGMEVVAEGVETEDQAALLAQLQCDLAQGYLYSRPTTAAEICSMATALLANASAPRPVATKSGERRIIEAVAASVAQVPDPVTTTLASQAESHVLTLGTRASLSGEAQSEPAETAAVQVAAAAAHPANGEETAPAPSRELQASFTAHTILVPPDERPVEPSVDSTMRSSLSSERRKQQRTAEVSLEPREPLCRPSRPKRIPGAMRIRWTAVPDSEPA